In Pseudobacter ginsenosidimutans, the following are encoded in one genomic region:
- a CDS encoding sensor histidine kinase: MLRSIVYICVFLLFAVSAPAQHRKYIFNRLSLKDGLASNQVYCIYQDKKGFMWFGTAHGLQRYDGRKTVMYRSGSSNDRYVPSSGIFQIFEDTSRLLWLRPGNEAGLFDPQTFRYRKAVIKTEGEIPPRSEYKMFKSSAGAVFMNITKYGILPYDPVSNTFSLDSSRIRVPVRWYANTIIEDPHNGDYWIGCDSGLVIYRPSTREMFYRDHNPHLHPVLMEKKFHEPITALFIDSKRRSWITTWPKITEQTFCFDLNNGSFLPYGNGLENRNGLYGELHHFIEQSNGAIWAFGHMTLHEFDSAQQKFQFVRDDYIDDFGIKFDRIFSFYEDREQSLWLATDNGVFVFNPERQFFNTSKYLWNNGKIEEKELAINAIIESSDGTIYAGSWGLGTLTWDANMNPIPNQVLKGLPDKVMLRQQWCIFEDTVHRKIWFGCQGGWVIIYDQQSKRSVFYQVPGIQEKTIRQIISDKNGNIWLGSQYGHLVKWTPIAGYGPDFLKGFDVKQNIGTIIYKIVADPKGAIWVCAHNKGLYKFDGSSGVMLRHYHANDAPGKSLHSNVVKDIVQYSDSSWFVSTGVLNQLNPYTDSIQIIGTDQGLPSGSTSCMEPDHDGHIWIGLMNGLGRYHPKRKSFTLFTQRDGLINGDFPTNASLVKRSGDLLFGNAHDIVQFNPRNLYVRATPLEVNITDFKLFNTYLPPDSIMNLDKVRLQHNQNSITIEFATLSYLQRDKTTYFYMLEGLDPNWIRADLGLYANYALLPPGSYTFKVMCRNADGVDSPTITTLRIQVEPPFYQTWWFISLLALLLAGIIYMVHRFRLNRLLEMERVRTRIARDLHDDMGSTLSTINILSEMARMKVDKDAGKTAEYLNKISDNSSRMMEAMDDIVWSINPMNDSMQRITARMREFATGVLEARNIEFSFRVDDEVADLKLNMEERRDLFLVFKEAVNNLAKYSLCKNAKIELRVKQHTLQLMVQDDGIGFNPETADSGNGLNNMRKRAQSLKGKLLVKSSPDNGSTVLLEVPLT; encoded by the coding sequence TTGCTCCGTTCGATTGTATATATCTGCGTTTTTTTGCTGTTTGCTGTATCCGCCCCGGCACAGCACAGGAAGTATATTTTCAACAGGCTCAGTTTGAAAGACGGGCTTGCCTCCAACCAGGTGTATTGTATTTACCAGGATAAGAAAGGATTCATGTGGTTCGGAACTGCGCATGGTCTTCAGCGTTATGACGGCCGGAAAACCGTAATGTATCGTTCGGGTTCTTCGAATGATCGCTATGTTCCATCCTCCGGTATCTTCCAGATATTTGAAGATACCAGTCGCCTGCTTTGGCTGAGACCCGGTAACGAAGCAGGGCTCTTTGATCCGCAAACCTTCCGCTATAGAAAAGCAGTGATCAAAACTGAGGGTGAAATTCCCCCAAGGTCTGAGTATAAAATGTTCAAATCCAGTGCAGGAGCGGTTTTCATGAATATAACCAAGTACGGGATCCTGCCCTATGATCCGGTATCCAATACATTTTCCCTGGATAGTTCGCGCATACGTGTTCCAGTTAGATGGTATGCCAATACCATCATTGAAGACCCTCATAATGGAGATTACTGGATCGGATGCGATTCCGGCCTGGTGATCTACCGGCCATCCACAAGGGAAATGTTTTATCGTGACCATAATCCTCACCTCCATCCGGTGCTGATGGAAAAAAAATTTCATGAGCCTATCACGGCGCTTTTCATCGATTCAAAAAGAAGGAGCTGGATCACCACCTGGCCAAAAATCACTGAACAGACTTTTTGTTTCGACCTGAACAATGGCAGCTTCCTCCCCTATGGAAACGGATTAGAAAACAGGAATGGGCTGTATGGAGAATTACATCATTTCATCGAACAATCGAACGGCGCAATCTGGGCTTTCGGCCATATGACCCTCCATGAATTCGATTCCGCCCAACAAAAATTCCAGTTTGTTCGCGATGACTATATCGATGATTTCGGTATCAAGTTCGACAGGATCTTTAGTTTTTATGAAGACCGTGAACAAAGTCTCTGGCTGGCCACGGATAATGGAGTTTTTGTTTTCAATCCGGAACGTCAGTTTTTCAACACATCGAAGTATTTGTGGAATAATGGAAAAATAGAAGAAAAAGAACTGGCCATCAATGCCATCATCGAATCTTCGGATGGAACGATATATGCAGGAAGCTGGGGACTGGGCACCCTCACCTGGGATGCGAACATGAATCCCATTCCCAACCAGGTCCTGAAAGGCCTTCCGGATAAGGTTATGCTCAGGCAACAATGGTGCATTTTTGAAGATACTGTTCACCGGAAAATCTGGTTCGGCTGTCAGGGAGGATGGGTGATCATTTATGATCAACAATCGAAACGATCGGTTTTCTACCAGGTACCGGGCATTCAGGAAAAAACGATTCGCCAGATCATCTCCGATAAAAATGGAAATATCTGGCTTGGGAGCCAATACGGGCATTTAGTGAAATGGACGCCCATAGCGGGTTACGGGCCAGACTTCCTGAAAGGTTTTGATGTGAAGCAGAACATCGGAACTATTATTTATAAGATCGTTGCCGATCCTAAAGGCGCCATCTGGGTCTGCGCACACAACAAAGGATTGTACAAATTCGATGGCAGTTCCGGTGTAATGCTCCGGCATTATCACGCAAATGATGCTCCCGGTAAATCACTGCATTCAAATGTGGTGAAAGATATCGTGCAATATTCAGACAGCAGCTGGTTTGTTTCAACCGGCGTTCTCAACCAACTCAACCCATATACAGATAGCATCCAGATCATCGGAACTGATCAGGGCCTGCCATCAGGGTCAACCAGTTGCATGGAACCGGACCATGACGGCCATATTTGGATTGGACTGATGAACGGGCTCGGCCGTTATCATCCGAAAAGAAAATCGTTCACACTATTTACTCAACGCGATGGCCTGATCAATGGTGATTTCCCTACCAATGCGAGCCTGGTGAAACGCAGTGGGGACCTGCTTTTCGGCAATGCTCATGATATAGTACAATTCAATCCACGTAATCTTTACGTACGTGCCACTCCGTTAGAAGTGAATATTACTGATTTCAAATTATTCAATACCTATCTCCCGCCGGATTCGATCATGAATCTTGATAAGGTCCGTTTGCAACACAACCAGAACAGCATCACCATCGAATTTGCCACGCTTAGTTATTTGCAGCGCGATAAAACCACTTACTTCTACATGCTGGAAGGCCTGGACCCGAACTGGATCCGCGCTGACCTGGGATTATACGCCAACTACGCTCTCCTGCCGCCTGGTTCGTATACATTCAAAGTGATGTGCCGGAACGCAGATGGCGTTGACTCACCAACCATCACTACGCTAAGGATCCAGGTGGAGCCTCCATTCTATCAGACCTGGTGGTTTATTTCATTATTGGCATTGTTACTGGCAGGCATTATTTACATGGTACACCGTTTCCGGCTCAACCGGTTGCTGGAAATGGAAAGAGTCAGAACACGCATCGCGAGGGACCTCCATGATGATATGGGCTCAACGCTCAGTACCATCAATATTCTTAGTGAGATGGCCAGGATGAAAGTGGATAAAGATGCCGGCAAAACCGCCGAGTATCTCAACAAGATCAGCGACAACAGCAGCCGGATGATGGAAGCGATGGATGATATCGTCTGGAGCATTAACCCCATGAACGATAGTATGCAACGCATCACCGCCCGCATGCGTGAGTTTGCTACCGGAGTGCTGGAAGCACGCAATATAGAATTCAGTTTCCGGGTGGATGATGAGGTGGCCGATCTCAAACTCAATATGGAAGAACGCAGGGATCTGTTCCTCGTTTTCAAGGAAGCTGTGAATAACCTGGCCAAATATTCACTATGTAAAAATGCAAAAATAGAATTACGGGTAAAACAGCATACGCTGCAGTTAATGGTACAGGATGATGGCATAGGATTCAATCCGGAAACTGCAGACAGTGGCAATGGTCTCAACAATATGCGTAAGAGAGCGCAATCCCTGAAAGGAAAATTGTTGGTGAAATCCAGTCCAGACAACGGTTCTACGGTTTTGCTGGAAGTGCCTTTGACATGA
- a CDS encoding response regulator, giving the protein MIKVVLYEDNPPLREGLTMLLNGSEGFEVIGAFNNCNNVVEEVASLQPDVILMDIDMPGINGIQGLKLVRQQNSNVKILMLTVFDDNKNVFEAVKNGANGYLLKKTQPAKLLEYIQEAHTGGAPMSSSIATQVLRMFSEMHSDQGSDYSLSEREKQVLQLLVNGYSYKMIAAEIYISIDTVRSHIKKIYEKLHVNSKSEAVAKAFKDRIV; this is encoded by the coding sequence ATGATCAAAGTGGTTCTGTACGAAGATAATCCTCCGCTCCGCGAAGGTCTCACCATGCTCCTCAATGGATCAGAAGGCTTTGAAGTGATCGGAGCATTCAATAATTGTAATAATGTTGTAGAGGAAGTAGCAAGTCTGCAACCCGATGTGATCCTTATGGATATCGACATGCCAGGCATCAATGGAATACAGGGTTTGAAACTGGTACGTCAGCAAAACAGCAATGTGAAGATCCTGATGCTGACAGTTTTCGATGATAACAAAAATGTGTTCGAAGCTGTGAAGAATGGCGCCAATGGCTATCTTTTGAAAAAGACCCAGCCCGCCAAATTACTCGAATATATCCAGGAAGCTCATACCGGCGGCGCTCCCATGAGCTCATCCATCGCTACACAAGTGTTGCGAATGTTCTCAGAAATGCACAGTGATCAGGGAAGCGATTATTCTTTGTCTGAAAGAGAAAAGCAGGTATTGCAGTTACTCGTGAATGGATACAGTTATAAAATGATTGCAGCTGAGATCTATATTTCCATCGATACTGTACGTAGTCATATCAAAAAGATCTACGAAAAATTACATGTGAACTCGAAAAGCGAAGCTGTAGCAAAGGCTTTCAAAGACAGGATTGTGTGA
- a CDS encoding chromate transporter translates to MLMLRHIPFLRAVFLHSISAFGGPQGHFGMVMKTFVHQRHDVTEKEVLDYNSFCQLLPGASSTQVLTLIGYKRGGIPLAILTLFIWIFPACFLMGAFSFVLEYFDKTAASNTFFRFIQPMAVGFLAFAATKSFKLAINNTITRVILTVSTVITFFLFKTPWVFPILIVAGGLVTNLSDKRIPQKGQPPKEIRWANIWLFAFLFLSAGIFSEMARKNDWPNRRPLNLFENTYRFGSLVFGGGQVLIPMMYEQFVERPKSEMVIRKNQEKKGNVISIERDDFYTGAGIVRAMPGPVFSISSFMGGMAMKDRGTGWQILGCMIGSVAIFLPSALLVLFFFPIWHNLQRYAVVFRAIEGINAVVVGIMVASTAYMMKDISITEFKTVSLINIGVILGTWAILTFTKLPSPVIVLICLLVGWLTGNMWA, encoded by the coding sequence ATGTTGATGCTTCGACATATTCCCTTTCTCAGGGCTGTATTTCTGCATAGTATTTCCGCTTTTGGCGGTCCCCAGGGACATTTTGGAATGGTGATGAAAACCTTTGTTCACCAGCGTCATGATGTTACGGAGAAAGAAGTGCTCGATTATAATTCTTTCTGTCAACTGCTTCCTGGTGCTTCTTCCACTCAGGTTCTTACTCTTATCGGATACAAACGAGGCGGTATTCCGCTGGCCATCCTCACACTTTTTATCTGGATCTTTCCGGCCTGCTTCCTGATGGGAGCTTTCTCTTTTGTGCTGGAATATTTTGATAAAACCGCAGCCAGCAATACTTTCTTCCGTTTCATTCAACCAATGGCAGTAGGATTTCTCGCATTCGCTGCCACAAAGAGTTTCAAACTGGCCATCAATAATACCATTACTCGTGTGATCCTTACCGTTAGTACGGTGATCACCTTCTTTCTTTTTAAAACTCCCTGGGTATTTCCGATACTGATTGTTGCAGGTGGCCTCGTTACAAACCTCAGTGATAAACGCATTCCGCAGAAAGGACAACCACCCAAGGAAATCCGCTGGGCCAATATCTGGCTCTTCGCTTTTCTATTTCTCTCGGCAGGTATCTTTTCAGAAATGGCCAGGAAAAACGACTGGCCCAATCGCCGGCCACTCAACCTTTTTGAGAACACCTACCGTTTCGGTAGTCTCGTCTTTGGAGGTGGACAGGTGCTGATCCCCATGATGTACGAACAGTTTGTGGAAAGACCGAAATCGGAAATGGTGATCCGTAAGAACCAGGAAAAAAAAGGAAATGTGATCAGTATTGAGCGCGATGATTTCTATACCGGAGCGGGAATTGTGCGCGCCATGCCCGGACCGGTATTTTCCATCTCCAGTTTCATGGGCGGCATGGCGATGAAAGATCGCGGCACTGGCTGGCAGATCCTGGGATGCATGATCGGATCTGTGGCTATTTTTCTGCCAAGCGCCCTACTTGTATTATTCTTTTTTCCTATATGGCATAACCTGCAACGATATGCTGTTGTATTCCGCGCTATCGAAGGTATCAATGCTGTAGTGGTGGGAATTATGGTAGCATCTACGGCTTATATGATGAAAGATATAAGTATAACGGAATTCAAAACGGTCAGTTTGATCAATATCGGCGTGATACTTGGCACCTGGGCCATTCTCACTTTTACAAAACTGCCTTCGCCTGTAATTGTATTGATCTGTTTGCTGGTGGGGTGGCTGACAGGAAATATGTGGGCTTAG
- the nadD gene encoding nicotinate (nicotinamide) nucleotide adenylyltransferase gives MKIGLYFGSFNPIHHGHLIIANYMVQETDLDQVWFVVSPQNPLKPSNGLLNEYHRLFLVQTAIKAEPKLKASDIEFRLPKPSYTVTTLAYLQEKYPTHQFALIMGSDSFQNLERWKNYEHILQHYPIFVYKRPGHEVSNTFGTGNINFLKAPLLEISATHIRKNIREGKSIRYLVPDQVMEEIERNNYYSS, from the coding sequence ATGAAAATCGGCTTATATTTCGGTTCATTCAATCCAATTCATCACGGACATCTTATCATTGCCAATTATATGGTTCAGGAAACTGACCTGGACCAGGTTTGGTTTGTAGTTTCTCCGCAGAATCCGTTGAAACCTTCCAACGGCCTGCTCAATGAATACCACCGCCTCTTCCTGGTTCAAACAGCTATCAAAGCTGAACCAAAGCTCAAGGCATCCGATATTGAATTCCGTTTACCCAAACCCTCTTACACGGTCACAACACTTGCTTACCTCCAGGAAAAATACCCCACTCACCAGTTCGCCCTGATCATGGGCAGCGATAGTTTCCAGAACCTCGAACGCTGGAAAAACTACGAACATATTCTTCAGCACTACCCAATTTTTGTGTACAAAAGGCCGGGGCACGAAGTGAGTAACACTTTCGGAACAGGCAATATCAATTTCCTGAAAGCCCCTTTACTGGAAATTTCGGCTACACATATCCGTAAGAATATCAGAGAAGGAAAGTCTATTCGCTATCTCGTACCAGACCAGGTGATGGAAGAAATTGAAAGAAACAATTATTACAGTAGCTGA
- a CDS encoding FeoA family protein — MKRLSELDSGRKARILSFENNDLFLKLMEMGCVPGELVRIDQIAPLGDPISISVAGYSLSLRLNEAENIFVEELS, encoded by the coding sequence ATGAAAAGACTTTCAGAGCTGGATTCAGGGCGTAAGGCAAGAATACTTTCTTTCGAGAACAATGATCTCTTCCTGAAACTGATGGAAATGGGTTGTGTGCCTGGAGAACTTGTAAGGATAGATCAGATCGCTCCACTGGGAGATCCCATCTCCATCAGCGTTGCCGGTTATAGTTTAAGCCTTCGTTTGAACGAAGCAGAGAATATCTTTGTGGAAGAGCTTTCTTAA
- the ybeY gene encoding rRNA maturation RNase YbeY, translating to MKNFIINIFKREKKKLTELSFVFCSDAYLLEINKQYLRHNYYTDIITFDLSVEPGLISGEIYISIDRVKDNAQNFNASFKEELHRVIFHGALHLCGYKDKTEAEEILMRKMEDKYLKLYFDK from the coding sequence TTGAAAAACTTTATCATCAATATCTTCAAAAGAGAAAAGAAAAAACTGACGGAACTGAGTTTTGTATTCTGTTCCGATGCCTACCTCCTGGAGATCAATAAGCAATACCTCAGACATAACTATTACACAGACATCATCACCTTTGATTTATCTGTTGAGCCCGGCCTGATTTCCGGAGAGATTTATATCAGTATTGACCGGGTGAAAGATAATGCTCAGAATTTCAATGCCTCATTTAAGGAAGAATTGCACCGGGTGATCTTTCACGGCGCACTCCATTTGTGCGGTTATAAAGACAAGACTGAGGCGGAAGAGATCCTGATGCGAAAGATGGAAGACAAATACCTGAAGCTATACTTCGACAAGTAA
- the mnmG gene encoding tRNA uridine-5-carboxymethylaminomethyl(34) synthesis enzyme MnmG codes for MIFPNYDVIVVGAGHAGCEAAAAAANLGSKVLLITMNMQVIAQMSCNPAMGGIAKGQIVREIDALGGYSGIVTDLSMIQFRMLNRSKGPAMWSPRTQNDRMLFAATWREKLEQTKNVDFYQDMVKSIIIKDGRAAGVVTGLGHSINSKAVVVTSGTFLNGIIHIGEKQFGGGRVAEKAATGITEQLVDLGFESDRLKTGTPPRVDGRSLDYSKMEEQKGDDEITGFSYTNTPKPNRQISCWITYTNQKVHDLLKTGFDRSPMYTGRIEGTGPRYCPSIEDKINRFAERERHQLFVEPEGWNTVEIYVNGFSTSLPEEVQYEALKQVAGFENVRIFRPGYAIEYDYFPPTQLTHSLETKLIGNLFFAGQINGTTGYEEAACQGLMAGINAHQKIRELDPLILKRSDAYIGVLIDDLISKGTEEPYRMFTSRAEFRTLLRQDNADLRLTELSYRMGLASQERMDAVIEKRNGTEKIKQLMKEISVDPSEADGFLAKYNSAPMPHKNKSIQLLLRPNIGLKEMIQELPSLAPLKVFAPEIIEQAEIQIKYDVYIEKEKEIVKKMSSLEDLMIPDNFDYDRVAALSNEALQKFKKIKPRTLGQASRISGVNPSDVQILMVYMGR; via the coding sequence ATGATATTTCCTAACTATGATGTTATTGTGGTTGGTGCAGGACATGCCGGATGTGAAGCTGCCGCAGCTGCCGCCAACCTCGGATCAAAGGTTCTTTTGATCACCATGAACATGCAGGTGATCGCCCAGATGAGTTGTAACCCAGCTATGGGAGGCATTGCAAAAGGACAAATCGTACGGGAGATCGATGCTCTCGGTGGATACTCAGGCATTGTTACCGATCTCAGTATGATCCAGTTCAGAATGCTGAACAGATCTAAAGGTCCGGCTATGTGGAGTCCCAGAACCCAGAACGACCGGATGCTCTTCGCCGCTACCTGGAGAGAGAAACTTGAACAAACAAAGAATGTAGATTTCTACCAGGATATGGTCAAATCCATCATAATCAAGGATGGAAGAGCAGCAGGTGTGGTTACAGGTCTTGGCCATTCCATTAACTCAAAGGCAGTTGTAGTAACCAGCGGAACCTTCCTTAATGGTATCATCCATATTGGAGAGAAGCAATTCGGAGGAGGCAGAGTAGCAGAAAAAGCCGCCACAGGAATTACCGAACAACTTGTGGACCTTGGCTTTGAAAGCGATCGCCTCAAAACTGGTACACCTCCCCGGGTTGATGGCCGGTCTCTCGACTATTCAAAAATGGAAGAACAAAAAGGAGATGATGAAATCACTGGCTTCTCCTATACCAATACTCCAAAACCAAACAGACAGATCAGTTGCTGGATCACTTATACTAATCAGAAAGTACATGATCTCCTGAAGACTGGTTTTGACAGATCCCCTATGTATACCGGAAGGATCGAAGGAACAGGCCCCAGGTATTGCCCAAGTATTGAAGACAAGATCAATCGCTTTGCTGAGAGGGAAAGACACCAATTATTTGTTGAACCCGAAGGCTGGAATACGGTTGAAATCTATGTGAATGGATTCTCCACTTCCCTTCCGGAAGAGGTACAATATGAAGCCTTGAAACAGGTTGCAGGCTTTGAAAATGTAAGGATATTCAGACCAGGATATGCCATTGAATATGATTACTTCCCCCCTACCCAGTTAACGCATTCCCTGGAAACCAAACTGATCGGTAATCTCTTTTTCGCAGGACAAATAAACGGAACAACAGGATATGAAGAAGCAGCCTGCCAGGGTTTGATGGCAGGTATCAATGCACATCAAAAAATTAGAGAACTGGATCCGCTCATCCTCAAAAGAAGTGATGCTTACATCGGAGTACTGATTGATGACCTCATCAGTAAGGGAACCGAGGAACCCTATCGCATGTTCACATCACGTGCAGAATTCAGAACATTGCTCCGCCAGGATAATGCAGATCTCCGGTTAACCGAACTGAGTTATCGCATGGGTCTCGCTTCCCAGGAAAGAATGGATGCCGTGATCGAAAAAAGAAATGGCACAGAAAAGATCAAACAACTCATGAAGGAGATCTCAGTTGATCCTTCAGAAGCCGATGGATTCCTGGCGAAATACAACTCTGCCCCAATGCCACATAAGAACAAATCCATTCAATTATTGCTGCGTCCTAATATCGGGTTGAAAGAAATGATCCAGGAACTACCTTCCCTTGCTCCATTGAAAGTGTTTGCTCCGGAGATCATTGAGCAGGCAGAGATCCAGATCAAATACGATGTTTATATCGAGAAAGAAAAAGAGATCGTGAAGAAGATGAGCTCTCTGGAAGATCTTATGATCCCGGACAATTTCGATTATGATCGTGTAGCAGCATTGAGCAATGAAGCACTACAAAAATTCAAGAAGATAAAACCAAGGACGCTCGGACAAGCAAGTCGTATCAGTGGAGTAAACCCCAGCGACGTGCAGATCCTCATGGTCTATATGGGAAGATGA
- a CDS encoding GAF domain-containing protein, translated as MAEDLHIAKGSKQEQYIALVPQIKGLLEGETDLIANLANIAGALKEQFGWLWVGFYIVREEELVLGPFQGPVACTRIRYGKGVCGTAWKEATTVIVPDVEVFPGHIACSSLSKSEIVVPVIRDKKVKAVLDVDSTALNEFNAVDQKYLEEIIELINWP; from the coding sequence ATGGCTGAAGATTTGCACATTGCCAAAGGCTCGAAGCAAGAACAGTATATTGCGCTAGTCCCGCAAATAAAAGGTTTACTGGAAGGTGAAACTGATCTGATCGCAAACCTCGCCAATATTGCGGGTGCGCTGAAAGAACAGTTTGGTTGGTTATGGGTTGGATTTTATATCGTGCGTGAAGAAGAGTTGGTATTGGGTCCATTTCAGGGACCAGTTGCGTGTACACGTATCCGTTATGGTAAAGGTGTTTGTGGAACTGCATGGAAGGAAGCTACAACTGTGATCGTTCCTGATGTGGAAGTATTTCCTGGCCACATTGCCTGCAGTAGTTTGTCGAAGTCTGAAATTGTTGTTCCGGTAATTCGTGATAAAAAAGTAAAGGCCGTACTGGATGTTGACAGTACAGCCCTGAATGAATTCAATGCAGTTGATCAGAAGTACCTGGAAGAGATCATTGAGCTGATCAACTGGCCTTAG
- the nadA gene encoding quinolinate synthase NadA: MADINIGVAKEKVEAKGFLDLEVDPQLDLFNEIEKMKKEKNAIVLAHYYQEADIQDVADYIGDSLGLAQKAEKTDADIIVFAGVHFMAETAKILNPHKKVLLPDLKAGCSLADSAPPAAFKKFKEQHPDHLVISYINCTADIKALSDIICTSSNAKQIVESLPPDQKIIFAPDKNLGSYLVKKTGRDMVLWDGACMVHEIFSLEKIMKLKVRHPEAKIIAHPECEEHVLKVADYIGSTTGLLKFSQEDPAKEFIVVTETGILHQMQKSSPDKTFIPAPPDNGCACNDCPHMKLNTLEKLYLCMKYELPEIKMDETLRQAARKPIDRMLEISARYGL, encoded by the coding sequence ATGGCAGATATTAACATTGGCGTTGCAAAGGAAAAAGTTGAAGCGAAAGGATTTTTGGATCTGGAAGTGGATCCGCAACTGGATCTTTTCAACGAGATCGAAAAAATGAAAAAAGAGAAAAACGCCATTGTTCTCGCGCACTACTACCAGGAAGCGGATATCCAGGATGTGGCTGACTATATCGGGGACAGCCTGGGCCTGGCGCAAAAAGCGGAGAAGACGGATGCGGACATCATCGTTTTCGCCGGCGTCCACTTCATGGCGGAAACTGCCAAGATCCTCAACCCTCACAAGAAAGTGTTACTGCCGGATCTGAAAGCAGGTTGCTCGCTTGCTGACAGCGCACCGCCAGCTGCTTTCAAAAAATTCAAAGAGCAGCACCCAGATCACCTGGTGATCTCGTACATCAACTGCACAGCCGACATCAAGGCTCTCAGCGATATCATCTGTACTTCCTCCAATGCGAAGCAAATTGTGGAAAGCCTGCCACCAGATCAGAAGATCATTTTTGCACCGGACAAGAATCTGGGTTCTTACCTGGTGAAGAAAACAGGGCGCGATATGGTGTTGTGGGATGGAGCCTGCATGGTACATGAGATCTTTAGTCTCGAAAAGATCATGAAACTGAAAGTGCGTCACCCGGAAGCGAAGATCATTGCGCACCCGGAATGTGAAGAGCATGTGTTGAAAGTGGCCGACTATATCGGCTCCACCACGGGACTCCTGAAGTTTTCGCAGGAAGATCCGGCCAAAGAGTTTATCGTTGTTACAGAAACAGGCATCCTGCATCAGATGCAGAAATCCTCTCCGGACAAGACTTTCATCCCTGCACCACCGGATAATGGTTGTGCCTGCAATGATTGTCCTCACATGAAGTTGAACACATTGGAGAAATTGTATCTATGTATGAAATATGAGCTTCCTGAGATCAAAATGGATGAAACACTTCGTCAGGCAGCACGCAAACCGATCGACAGAATGCTTGAGATCAGCGCCCGGTACGGGTTGTAG